From a single Molothrus ater isolate BHLD 08-10-18 breed brown headed cowbird chromosome Z, BPBGC_Mater_1.1, whole genome shotgun sequence genomic region:
- the LOC118699317 gene encoding zinc-regulated GTPase metalloprotein activator 1A-like isoform X2, whose amino-acid sequence MEDEDCPDLVPIGAGGAELADAGPDRKIPVTIITGYLGAGKTTLLNYILTEQHNKRIAVILNEFGEGSALEKSLAISQGGELYEEWLELRNGCLCCSVKDNGVKAIENLMQRRGKFDYILLETTGLADPGAVASMFWVDSELGSDIYLDGIVSVVDAKHGLQHLTEEKPEGLINEASRQVALADLIIINKTDLVSEEELNKVRTSVRSINGLVKILETQRSRVDLSNVLDLHAFDSLSGVSLQKKLEHVKTTHAHLDKAIITVTFEVSGNIKEENLNLFIQNLLWEKNVKDKTGCTMDVIRLKLFF is encoded by the exons ATGGAGGACGAGGACTGCCCAGACCTGGTCCCGATCGGCGCCGGCGGCGCGGAGCTGGCCGATGCCGGCCCCGACAGGAAGATCCCCGTGACGATCATCACGGGGTATTTGG GAGCTGGAAAAACAACTCTTCTAAATTACATACTGACAGAACAGCATAATAAAAGAATAGCAGTTATTCTGAATGAATTTGGAGAAG GAAGTGCCTTGGAGAAATCTCTGGCAATCAGTCAAGGGGGAGAACTCTATGAAGAATGGCTGGAGCTCAGAAATGGCTGCTTGTGCTGTTCAGTAAA GGACAATGGTGTGAAAGCAATTGAGAACCTGAtgcaaaggagaggaaaatttGACTATATATTGTTAGAAACAACTGGTTTGGCAGATCCAG GAGCCGTGGCCTCCATGTTTTGGGTTGATTCTGAGCTGGGAAGTGACATCTATCTTGATG gTATTGTGTCTGTTGTTGATGCAAAGCATGGATTGCAG cACTTGACAGAGGAGAAACCAGAAGGCCTTATTAATGAAGCATCTCG GCAGGTTGCATTAGCTGATCTTATAATCATCAATAAAACAGATTTGGTTTCAGAAGAAGAATTGAATAAAGTCAGAACATCTGTGAG gtCAATAAATGGACTTGTTAAAATTCTAGAGACACAAAGATCAAG AGTTGATCTCTCTAATGTCTTGGACCTGCATGCTTTTGACAGTTTATCTGGAGTAAG TTTGCAGAAAAAGCTTGAGCATGTAAAGACAACACATGCACATCTAGATAAG GCTATAATTACAGTAACATTTGAAGTTTCAGGaaatataaaagaagaaaacttaaaTCTCTTTATTCAG aaTCTTCTGTGGGAGAAGAATGTGAAAGATAAGACTGGATGCACCATGGATGTCATAAGACTGAAG TTATTTTTCTGA
- the LOC118699317 gene encoding zinc-regulated GTPase metalloprotein activator 1A-like isoform X1, with protein MEDEDCPDLVPIGAGGAELADAGPDRKIPVTIITGYLGAGKTTLLNYILTEQHNKRIAVILNEFGEGSALEKSLAISQGGELYEEWLELRNGCLCCSVKDNGVKAIENLMQRRGKFDYILLETTGLADPGAVASMFWVDSELGSDIYLDGIVSVVDAKHGLQHLTEEKPEGLINEASRQVALADLIIINKTDLVSEEELNKVRTSVRSINGLVKILETQRSRVDLSNVLDLHAFDSLSGVSLQKKLEHVKTTHAHLDKAIITVTFEVSGNIKEENLNLFIQNLLWEKNVKDKTGCTMDVIRLKGLVSIQGKSHQVIVQGVHELYDLEETSVPWKEDEKRTNRLVLIGRNLNKEIIKEVFIATVREERGNS; from the exons ATGGAGGACGAGGACTGCCCAGACCTGGTCCCGATCGGCGCCGGCGGCGCGGAGCTGGCCGATGCCGGCCCCGACAGGAAGATCCCCGTGACGATCATCACGGGGTATTTGG GAGCTGGAAAAACAACTCTTCTAAATTACATACTGACAGAACAGCATAATAAAAGAATAGCAGTTATTCTGAATGAATTTGGAGAAG GAAGTGCCTTGGAGAAATCTCTGGCAATCAGTCAAGGGGGAGAACTCTATGAAGAATGGCTGGAGCTCAGAAATGGCTGCTTGTGCTGTTCAGTAAA GGACAATGGTGTGAAAGCAATTGAGAACCTGAtgcaaaggagaggaaaatttGACTATATATTGTTAGAAACAACTGGTTTGGCAGATCCAG GAGCCGTGGCCTCCATGTTTTGGGTTGATTCTGAGCTGGGAAGTGACATCTATCTTGATG gTATTGTGTCTGTTGTTGATGCAAAGCATGGATTGCAG cACTTGACAGAGGAGAAACCAGAAGGCCTTATTAATGAAGCATCTCG GCAGGTTGCATTAGCTGATCTTATAATCATCAATAAAACAGATTTGGTTTCAGAAGAAGAATTGAATAAAGTCAGAACATCTGTGAG gtCAATAAATGGACTTGTTAAAATTCTAGAGACACAAAGATCAAG AGTTGATCTCTCTAATGTCTTGGACCTGCATGCTTTTGACAGTTTATCTGGAGTAAG TTTGCAGAAAAAGCTTGAGCATGTAAAGACAACACATGCACATCTAGATAAG GCTATAATTACAGTAACATTTGAAGTTTCAGGaaatataaaagaagaaaacttaaaTCTCTTTATTCAG aaTCTTCTGTGGGAGAAGAATGTGAAAGATAAGACTGGATGCACCATGGATGTCATAAGACTGAAG GGACTGGTATCTATTCAAGGCAAATCTCATCAAGTGATAGTCCAAGGTGTCCATGAGCTCTATGACCTAGAAGAGACTTCAGTACCCtggaaagaagatgaaaagagaACAAACAGGCTGGTCCTAATTG GCAGGAACCTGAATAAGGAGATCATCAAAGAAGTATTCATAGCCACTGTGAGAGAAGAACGAGGAAACAGTTGA